In Pelmatolapia mariae isolate MD_Pm_ZW linkage group LG8, Pm_UMD_F_2, whole genome shotgun sequence, one genomic interval encodes:
- the lg8h10orf90 gene encoding (E2-independent) E3 ubiquitin-conjugating enzyme FATS isoform X2, with translation MTLRRPAAHLRRTPGWRRSGDESYWESLMSEGPAVSHPPRAPRPQSAIEGGQLDSWLEHLQAMQSKLKAPAHNQTRGFNDRTTSMPVLNKEPTGRAWRHTGFPSFSRVSSSCESSSLCDSSLGSQESLQTGFFSPPERRGSWERAHIMQAPEKEQAELSYLSPVKIGWLPIQRRVMMVADTCNQNQFLDHAPGHLKLKQPITPTFQKNQATPKAQNAEVERSHATATALGVKTWQTPDQGAPVIKQVPEKPSFPANEGDRPVGWQALRRGWNTNRVSAFPGGSKTNELPTGTNSDPNSKSLLMKTASTEALRHPLVNRTTSATGPVCGTSNSPQPSDIQTNSAVGILIPQNKPGFSSITISSRKVSRTASLPGSDTSNHSSQSRESPSPHSSLDHQPMDPNSRHLTVQRKATIVKVTEKRVISSPVSNRNTARTPPGTNGLDTVVHRRKATIIKVTEHRESYSPGRLRAKHPEYRHSYSEGTYMGNNTWSQENHSQNNEEPSYRHLNFVPNSAAPNTYTSDPEKNGSRHRSTLSLFLNNPPGVAAPTSSEFSPKPVGQRLGRLHRPLSWYGNVIGHTETSKENLTQPSARKWSVGLPQETDINPLNSDNSFISPGKAVKRSGHLVADILKSKAGEKERLPLPRSAMQTESSSLTLIKAPDPHSQQSPEEVTALNAAAIIANIKLQRQLSKKKNPSGDSETDSTASPQGNSVTDEGERAKQHPNHSRRLNRPHAEFVPLSLDAEQSSEAVSLQDALQRSRPDFISRSQGRVRELERKAQERRKLSNSVGPQLEKAPRQRRALSTGSTSLNGHLQSSRDKKKKKGGRSV, from the exons ATGACTCTCCGTAGGCCAGCTGCCCACCTAAGGAGGACTCCAGGCTGGAGGAGATCAGGAGATGAGTCCTACTGGGAGAGCTTGATGTCAGAAGGGCCCGCTGTTTCTCATCCACCACGTGCACCGCGGCCCCAGAGCGCCATTGAAGGTGGCCAGCTGGACAGCTGGCTAGAGCACCTGCAGGCTATGCAGAGCAAACTTAAAGCCCCAGCTCATAATCAGACTCGAGGGTTCAATGACCGAACAACATCCATGCCTGTTCTGAACAAAGAGCCAACTGGACGTGCTTGGAGACACACAGGTTTTCCCTCTTTCAGCAGGGTCTCATCTTCATGTGAGAGTTCAAGCCTATGTGACAGCTCTCTGGGCAGCCAGGAGTCCCTCCAGACTGGGTTTTTTTCACCTCCGGAGCGCAGAGGAAGTTGGGAGAGAGCCCATATCATGCAGGCTCCAGAAAAGGAACAAGCCGAACTTAGTTATCTTTCTCCAGTCAAAATTGGATGGCTGCCAATCCAAAGAAGAGTGATGATGGTTGCAGACACTTGCAACCAAAACCAATTTTTGGACCATGCTCCCGGCCAT ctGAAACTGAAACAACCCATCACTCCAACATTTCAGAAGAATCAAGCAACACCTAAGGCACAGA ATGCAGAGGTGGAGAGAAGTCACGCCACTGCCACTGCTCTGGGTGTGAAGACGTGGCAGACACCTGATCAAGGCGCTCCTGTTATTAAACAG GTGCCAGAAAAGCCTAGCTTTCCTGCTAATGAAGGGGACAGACCTGTCGGCTGGCAAGCTCTGAGGAGGGGCTGGAATACCAACAGGGTGTCAGCTTTCCCTGGAGGCAGTAAGACCAACGAGCTCCCCACAGGGACCAACTCAGACCCTAATAGTAAATCCCTTTTGATGAAAACAGCCAGCACAGAGGCCCTCAGGCATCCTCTGGTGAATCGCACAACTTCTGCAACAGGCCCAGTATGTGGGACAAGCAATAGTCCGCAACCTTCAGACATACAGACAAACTCTGCTGTGGGAATCCTCATCCCTCAAAACAAACCTGGCTTCTCCTCCATCACCATCTCCTCCAGAAAAGTGAGCAGAACAGCTAGTCTACCTGGCTCTGATACCAGCAACCACTCTTCCCAGTCACGTGAGTCTCCTTCTCCACACAGCAGCTTGGACCACCAGCCCATGGACCCAAACTCCAGGCATTTAACAGTGCAACGGAAAGCCACTATAGTCAAAGTAACAGAGAAAAGGGTGATTTCAAGTCCTgtatcaaacagaaacacagcacGGACACCACCGGGAACCAATGGTCTGGACACAGTGGTCCACAGAAGGAAGGCCACCATTATCAAAGTGACAGAACACAGAGAAAGCTACAGTCCAGGCAGACTGAGGGCCAAACACCCAGAGTATAGACACAGCTATAGTGAGGGAACATATATGGGCAACAACACATGGAGTCAGGAAAATCATTCACAAAATAATGAAGAACCTTCTTATCGTCATCTGAATTTTGTCCCAAACTCTGCAGCACCAAATACATATACTTCAGATCCAGAGAAAAATGGCTCGCGGCATAGATCCACACTGAGTCTTTTCCTAAACAACCCTCCTGGTGTAGCAGCACCCACTTCCTCAGAGTTTTCTCCCAAGCCTGTTGGACAGCGATTGGGGAGGCTGCACAGACCACTGAGCTGGTATGGCAATGTGATTGGACACACTGAGACGAGCAAGGAGAATTTGACACAACCATCTGCCAGGAAATGGAGCGTTGGACTTCCACAAGAGACCGATATCAACCCTTTGAACTCGGACAATAGTTTCATCAGTCCTGGAAAAGCAGTGAAAAGATCAGGTCACCTTGTGGCAGACATACTTAAGTCAAAGGCCGGTGAAAAAGAAAGATTGCCACTACCAAGAAGCGCTATGCAGACAGAGTCCTCCAGTCTGACTCTCATCAAGGCCCCGG ATCCTCACTCCCAACAGTCTCCAGAGGAAGTGACTGCCCTCAATGCGGCTGCGATCATAGCAAATATCAAACTCCAAAGACAACTTAGTAAGAAGAAAAATCCAAGTGGCGATTCTGAAACGGATTCCACTGCATCACCCCAGGGAAATTCTG TGACAGATGAGGGAGAACGTGCAAAGCAGCATCCTAATCACAGCCGACGCCTCAACCGGCCTCATGCTGAATTTGTTCCACTGAGTCTAGATGCTGAACAGTCATCTGAAGCTGTTTCTCTTCAG GACGCGTTGCAGAGGTCTAGACCAGACTTCATTAGTCGTTCCCAAGGTAGAGTGCGAGAGCTGGAGCGAAAGGCACAGGAGAGAAGGAAACTGTCAAATTCAGTAGGCCCACAGTTGGAGAAGGCACCCAGGCAGAGGAGAGCTCTCAGCACTGGGTCTACCTCTCTGAACG gACACCTGCAGAGCTCAagagacaaaaagaagaagaaaggagggAGGTCAGTTTGA
- the lg8h10orf90 gene encoding (E2-independent) E3 ubiquitin-conjugating enzyme FATS isoform X1, producing the protein MTLRRPAAHLRRTPGWRRSGDESYWESLMSEGPAVSHPPRAPRPQSAIEGGQLDSWLEHLQAMQSKLKAPAHNQTRGFNDRTTSMPVLNKEPTGRAWRHTGFPSFSRVSSSCESSSLCDSSLGSQESLQTGFFSPPERRGSWERAHIMQAPEKEQAELSYLSPVKIGWLPIQRRVMMVADTCNQNQFLDHAPGHLKLKQPITPTFQKNQATPKAQNAEVERSHATATALGVKTWQTPDQGAPVIKQVPEKPSFPANEGDRPVGWQALRRGWNTNRVSAFPGGSKTNELPTGTNSDPNSKSLLMKTASTEALRHPLVNRTTSATGPVCGTSNSPQPSDIQTNSAVGILIPQNKPGFSSITISSRKVSRTASLPGSDTSNHSSQSRESPSPHSSLDHQPMDPNSRHLTVQRKATIVKVTEKRVISSPVSNRNTARTPPGTNGLDTVVHRRKATIIKVTEHRESYSPGRLRAKHPEYRHSYSEGTYMGNNTWSQENHSQNNEEPSYRHLNFVPNSAAPNTYTSDPEKNGSRHRSTLSLFLNNPPGVAAPTSSEFSPKPVGQRLGRLHRPLSWYGNVIGHTETSKENLTQPSARKWSVGLPQETDINPLNSDNSFISPGKAVKRSGHLVADILKSKAGEKERLPLPRSAMQTESSSLTLIKAPDPHSQQSPEEVTALNAAAIIANIKLQRQLSKKKNPSGDSETDSTASPQGNSVTDEGERAKQHPNHSRRLNRPHAEFVPLSLDAEQSSEAVSLQDALQRSRPDFISRSQGRVRELERKAQERRKLSNSVGPQLEKAPRQRRALSTGSTSLNGNLFTHRDRAFSRKEMQPRSKLTPAELKRQKEEERREVSLNNRFRAELYKKKLLDQLLQRSNN; encoded by the exons ATGACTCTCCGTAGGCCAGCTGCCCACCTAAGGAGGACTCCAGGCTGGAGGAGATCAGGAGATGAGTCCTACTGGGAGAGCTTGATGTCAGAAGGGCCCGCTGTTTCTCATCCACCACGTGCACCGCGGCCCCAGAGCGCCATTGAAGGTGGCCAGCTGGACAGCTGGCTAGAGCACCTGCAGGCTATGCAGAGCAAACTTAAAGCCCCAGCTCATAATCAGACTCGAGGGTTCAATGACCGAACAACATCCATGCCTGTTCTGAACAAAGAGCCAACTGGACGTGCTTGGAGACACACAGGTTTTCCCTCTTTCAGCAGGGTCTCATCTTCATGTGAGAGTTCAAGCCTATGTGACAGCTCTCTGGGCAGCCAGGAGTCCCTCCAGACTGGGTTTTTTTCACCTCCGGAGCGCAGAGGAAGTTGGGAGAGAGCCCATATCATGCAGGCTCCAGAAAAGGAACAAGCCGAACTTAGTTATCTTTCTCCAGTCAAAATTGGATGGCTGCCAATCCAAAGAAGAGTGATGATGGTTGCAGACACTTGCAACCAAAACCAATTTTTGGACCATGCTCCCGGCCAT ctGAAACTGAAACAACCCATCACTCCAACATTTCAGAAGAATCAAGCAACACCTAAGGCACAGA ATGCAGAGGTGGAGAGAAGTCACGCCACTGCCACTGCTCTGGGTGTGAAGACGTGGCAGACACCTGATCAAGGCGCTCCTGTTATTAAACAG GTGCCAGAAAAGCCTAGCTTTCCTGCTAATGAAGGGGACAGACCTGTCGGCTGGCAAGCTCTGAGGAGGGGCTGGAATACCAACAGGGTGTCAGCTTTCCCTGGAGGCAGTAAGACCAACGAGCTCCCCACAGGGACCAACTCAGACCCTAATAGTAAATCCCTTTTGATGAAAACAGCCAGCACAGAGGCCCTCAGGCATCCTCTGGTGAATCGCACAACTTCTGCAACAGGCCCAGTATGTGGGACAAGCAATAGTCCGCAACCTTCAGACATACAGACAAACTCTGCTGTGGGAATCCTCATCCCTCAAAACAAACCTGGCTTCTCCTCCATCACCATCTCCTCCAGAAAAGTGAGCAGAACAGCTAGTCTACCTGGCTCTGATACCAGCAACCACTCTTCCCAGTCACGTGAGTCTCCTTCTCCACACAGCAGCTTGGACCACCAGCCCATGGACCCAAACTCCAGGCATTTAACAGTGCAACGGAAAGCCACTATAGTCAAAGTAACAGAGAAAAGGGTGATTTCAAGTCCTgtatcaaacagaaacacagcacGGACACCACCGGGAACCAATGGTCTGGACACAGTGGTCCACAGAAGGAAGGCCACCATTATCAAAGTGACAGAACACAGAGAAAGCTACAGTCCAGGCAGACTGAGGGCCAAACACCCAGAGTATAGACACAGCTATAGTGAGGGAACATATATGGGCAACAACACATGGAGTCAGGAAAATCATTCACAAAATAATGAAGAACCTTCTTATCGTCATCTGAATTTTGTCCCAAACTCTGCAGCACCAAATACATATACTTCAGATCCAGAGAAAAATGGCTCGCGGCATAGATCCACACTGAGTCTTTTCCTAAACAACCCTCCTGGTGTAGCAGCACCCACTTCCTCAGAGTTTTCTCCCAAGCCTGTTGGACAGCGATTGGGGAGGCTGCACAGACCACTGAGCTGGTATGGCAATGTGATTGGACACACTGAGACGAGCAAGGAGAATTTGACACAACCATCTGCCAGGAAATGGAGCGTTGGACTTCCACAAGAGACCGATATCAACCCTTTGAACTCGGACAATAGTTTCATCAGTCCTGGAAAAGCAGTGAAAAGATCAGGTCACCTTGTGGCAGACATACTTAAGTCAAAGGCCGGTGAAAAAGAAAGATTGCCACTACCAAGAAGCGCTATGCAGACAGAGTCCTCCAGTCTGACTCTCATCAAGGCCCCGG ATCCTCACTCCCAACAGTCTCCAGAGGAAGTGACTGCCCTCAATGCGGCTGCGATCATAGCAAATATCAAACTCCAAAGACAACTTAGTAAGAAGAAAAATCCAAGTGGCGATTCTGAAACGGATTCCACTGCATCACCCCAGGGAAATTCTG TGACAGATGAGGGAGAACGTGCAAAGCAGCATCCTAATCACAGCCGACGCCTCAACCGGCCTCATGCTGAATTTGTTCCACTGAGTCTAGATGCTGAACAGTCATCTGAAGCTGTTTCTCTTCAG GACGCGTTGCAGAGGTCTAGACCAGACTTCATTAGTCGTTCCCAAGGTAGAGTGCGAGAGCTGGAGCGAAAGGCACAGGAGAGAAGGAAACTGTCAAATTCAGTAGGCCCACAGTTGGAGAAGGCACCCAGGCAGAGGAGAGCTCTCAGCACTGGGTCTACCTCTCTGAACG gtaaccttttcacacacagagacagagcatTTTCTAGGAAAGAGATGCAGCCCAGATCCAAGCT gACACCTGCAGAGCTCAagagacaaaaagaagaagaaaggagggAGGTCAGTTTGAACAACAGATTTCGAGCTGAGCTTTACAAAAAG AAACTGCTGGATCAACTTCTTCAAAGGAGCAACAACTAA
- the lg8h10orf90 gene encoding (E2-independent) E3 ubiquitin-conjugating enzyme FATS isoform X3, whose product MTLRRPAAHLRRTPGWRRSGDESYWESLMSEGPAVSHPPRAPRPQSAIEGGQLDSWLEHLQAMQSKLKAPAHNQTRGFNDRTTSMPVLNKEPTGRAWRHTGFPSFSRVSSSCESSSLCDSSLGSQESLQTGFFSPPERRGSWERAHIMQAPEKEQAELSYLSPVKIGWLPIQRRVMMVADTCNQNQFLDHAPGHLKLKQPITPTFQKNQATPKAQNAEVERSHATATALGVKTWQTPDQGAPVIKQVPEKPSFPANEGDRPVGWQALRRGWNTNRVSAFPGGSKTNELPTGTNSDPNSKSLLMKTASTEALRHPLVNRTTSATGPVCGTSNSPQPSDIQTNSAVGILIPQNKPGFSSITISSRKVSRTASLPGSDTSNHSSQSRESPSPHSSLDHQPMDPNSRHLTVQRKATIVKVTEKRVISSPVSNRNTARTPPGTNGLDTVVHRRKATIIKVTEHRESYSPGRLRAKHPEYRHSYSEGTYMGNNTWSQENHSQNNEEPSYRHLNFVPNSAAPNTYTSDPEKNGSRHRSTLSLFLNNPPGVAAPTSSEFSPKPVGQRLGRLHRPLSWYGNVIGHTETSKENLTQPSARKWSVGLPQETDINPLNSDNSFISPGKAVKRSGHLVADILKSKAGEKERLPLPRSAMQTESSSLTLIKAPGNLFTHRDRAFSRKEMQPRSKLTPAELKRQKEEERREVSLNNRFRAELYKKKLLDQLLQRSNN is encoded by the exons ATGACTCTCCGTAGGCCAGCTGCCCACCTAAGGAGGACTCCAGGCTGGAGGAGATCAGGAGATGAGTCCTACTGGGAGAGCTTGATGTCAGAAGGGCCCGCTGTTTCTCATCCACCACGTGCACCGCGGCCCCAGAGCGCCATTGAAGGTGGCCAGCTGGACAGCTGGCTAGAGCACCTGCAGGCTATGCAGAGCAAACTTAAAGCCCCAGCTCATAATCAGACTCGAGGGTTCAATGACCGAACAACATCCATGCCTGTTCTGAACAAAGAGCCAACTGGACGTGCTTGGAGACACACAGGTTTTCCCTCTTTCAGCAGGGTCTCATCTTCATGTGAGAGTTCAAGCCTATGTGACAGCTCTCTGGGCAGCCAGGAGTCCCTCCAGACTGGGTTTTTTTCACCTCCGGAGCGCAGAGGAAGTTGGGAGAGAGCCCATATCATGCAGGCTCCAGAAAAGGAACAAGCCGAACTTAGTTATCTTTCTCCAGTCAAAATTGGATGGCTGCCAATCCAAAGAAGAGTGATGATGGTTGCAGACACTTGCAACCAAAACCAATTTTTGGACCATGCTCCCGGCCAT ctGAAACTGAAACAACCCATCACTCCAACATTTCAGAAGAATCAAGCAACACCTAAGGCACAGA ATGCAGAGGTGGAGAGAAGTCACGCCACTGCCACTGCTCTGGGTGTGAAGACGTGGCAGACACCTGATCAAGGCGCTCCTGTTATTAAACAG GTGCCAGAAAAGCCTAGCTTTCCTGCTAATGAAGGGGACAGACCTGTCGGCTGGCAAGCTCTGAGGAGGGGCTGGAATACCAACAGGGTGTCAGCTTTCCCTGGAGGCAGTAAGACCAACGAGCTCCCCACAGGGACCAACTCAGACCCTAATAGTAAATCCCTTTTGATGAAAACAGCCAGCACAGAGGCCCTCAGGCATCCTCTGGTGAATCGCACAACTTCTGCAACAGGCCCAGTATGTGGGACAAGCAATAGTCCGCAACCTTCAGACATACAGACAAACTCTGCTGTGGGAATCCTCATCCCTCAAAACAAACCTGGCTTCTCCTCCATCACCATCTCCTCCAGAAAAGTGAGCAGAACAGCTAGTCTACCTGGCTCTGATACCAGCAACCACTCTTCCCAGTCACGTGAGTCTCCTTCTCCACACAGCAGCTTGGACCACCAGCCCATGGACCCAAACTCCAGGCATTTAACAGTGCAACGGAAAGCCACTATAGTCAAAGTAACAGAGAAAAGGGTGATTTCAAGTCCTgtatcaaacagaaacacagcacGGACACCACCGGGAACCAATGGTCTGGACACAGTGGTCCACAGAAGGAAGGCCACCATTATCAAAGTGACAGAACACAGAGAAAGCTACAGTCCAGGCAGACTGAGGGCCAAACACCCAGAGTATAGACACAGCTATAGTGAGGGAACATATATGGGCAACAACACATGGAGTCAGGAAAATCATTCACAAAATAATGAAGAACCTTCTTATCGTCATCTGAATTTTGTCCCAAACTCTGCAGCACCAAATACATATACTTCAGATCCAGAGAAAAATGGCTCGCGGCATAGATCCACACTGAGTCTTTTCCTAAACAACCCTCCTGGTGTAGCAGCACCCACTTCCTCAGAGTTTTCTCCCAAGCCTGTTGGACAGCGATTGGGGAGGCTGCACAGACCACTGAGCTGGTATGGCAATGTGATTGGACACACTGAGACGAGCAAGGAGAATTTGACACAACCATCTGCCAGGAAATGGAGCGTTGGACTTCCACAAGAGACCGATATCAACCCTTTGAACTCGGACAATAGTTTCATCAGTCCTGGAAAAGCAGTGAAAAGATCAGGTCACCTTGTGGCAGACATACTTAAGTCAAAGGCCGGTGAAAAAGAAAGATTGCCACTACCAAGAAGCGCTATGCAGACAGAGTCCTCCAGTCTGACTCTCATCAAGGCCCCGG gtaaccttttcacacacagagacagagcatTTTCTAGGAAAGAGATGCAGCCCAGATCCAAGCT gACACCTGCAGAGCTCAagagacaaaaagaagaagaaaggagggAGGTCAGTTTGAACAACAGATTTCGAGCTGAGCTTTACAAAAAG AAACTGCTGGATCAACTTCTTCAAAGGAGCAACAACTAA